A region of Photobacterium sanguinicancri DNA encodes the following proteins:
- the pyrE gene encoding orotate phosphoribosyltransferase: MKAYQRQFIEFALEKGVLKFGEFTLKSGRQSPYFFNAGLFNSGRDLARLGRFYAEALVEAGIDYDVLFGPAYKGIPIATTTAVALADHHDVDTPYCFNRKEAKNHGEGGNLVGSALEGRIMLVDDVITAGTAIRESMEIIKANGADLAGVLVAIDRQEKGKGELSAIQEVERDFGCEVISIVSLGDVVTYLAEQDGMEQHLEAVKAYRAQYGV; encoded by the coding sequence ATGAAAGCATATCAGCGTCAGTTCATCGAATTTGCCCTAGAGAAAGGTGTGTTGAAGTTTGGTGAGTTCACACTGAAATCAGGCCGTCAAAGCCCGTACTTTTTCAATGCGGGTTTATTTAACTCAGGGCGTGATCTTGCACGTTTAGGCCGTTTTTACGCTGAAGCTTTAGTTGAAGCTGGTATTGATTACGATGTGCTATTTGGCCCAGCGTACAAAGGTATTCCAATTGCAACCACAACCGCGGTCGCTTTGGCTGATCACCATGATGTGGATACGCCATACTGTTTTAACCGTAAAGAAGCGAAGAACCACGGTGAAGGTGGTAACTTAGTGGGCAGTGCGTTAGAAGGTCGAATCATGTTAGTGGATGACGTGATCACTGCGGGTACGGCAATTCGTGAGTCGATGGAAATCATCAAAGCGAACGGTGCTGACTTAGCGGGCGTATTAGTGGCTATTGATCGTCAAGAAAAAGGCAAAGGCGAGTTGTCTGCGATCCAAGAAGTAGAGCGCGACTTTGGCTGTGAGGTGATCTCGATTGTGTCACTGGGTGATGTCGTGACCTACCTTGCCGAGCAAGATGGCATGGAACAGCACCTTGAAGCAGTAAAAGCGTACCGTGCACAATACGGCGTTTAA
- the slmA gene encoding nucleoid occlusion factor SlmA, whose amino-acid sequence MAGNKKNNRREEILQALAQMLESAQGSQRITTAKLAAQVGVSEAALYRHFPSKARMFEGLIEFIEDSITTRINRILDEEKDTLNRLRMVLQLILVFAERNPGLTRIMTGHALMFEQDRLQSRINQLFERIETQLRQVLRERKLREGKGFPVDEGILAAQLLGQVEGSLNRYVRSNFKYKPTESFDDYWALLSAQLG is encoded by the coding sequence ATGGCAGGCAACAAAAAAAACAATCGCCGCGAAGAAATTCTACAAGCTTTGGCACAAATGCTAGAGTCTGCACAAGGTAGCCAACGTATTACTACGGCCAAACTTGCGGCTCAAGTAGGCGTGTCAGAAGCTGCGCTGTACCGTCACTTCCCAAGCAAAGCGCGTATGTTTGAAGGCCTGATTGAGTTCATTGAAGATTCAATCACCACTCGCATCAACCGTATCCTAGATGAAGAAAAAGACACCCTGAATCGCCTACGCATGGTGCTACAGCTGATCTTAGTATTCGCAGAACGTAATCCAGGCTTAACCCGTATCATGACGGGCCATGCACTGATGTTTGAACAAGACCGCCTACAGTCACGTATCAACCAGTTATTTGAACGTATCGAAACCCAACTCCGTCAGGTACTGCGCGAGCGTAAACTGCGTGAAGGTAAAGGTTTCCCTGTTGATGAAGGGATCTTGGCCGCGCAGTTACTCGGCCAAGTTGAAGGCAGCTTAAACCGCTACGTGCGTTCAAACTTCAAGTACAAGCCAACAGAGAGCTTTGATGATTATTGGGCACTGCTGAGTGCTCAGCTAGGTTAA
- the dut gene encoding dUTP diphosphatase, whose amino-acid sequence MKKIDLKILDPRVGNEFPLPAYATEGSAGLDLRACLDEALTVEPGQTHLVPTGLAIHIGDPSLAATILPRSGLGHKHGIVLGNLVGLIDSDYQGQLMVSVWNRGQSTFTIEPGDRIAQLVFVPVVQADFNIVNDFDSSDRGEGGFGHSGRQ is encoded by the coding sequence ATGAAAAAGATCGACCTAAAAATCCTAGACCCACGTGTTGGTAATGAATTTCCCCTTCCCGCTTATGCGACTGAAGGGTCTGCGGGGCTCGATTTACGCGCTTGCCTAGACGAAGCATTAACCGTAGAACCAGGCCAAACCCACCTTGTTCCAACCGGTCTTGCAATTCATATTGGCGATCCAAGCCTTGCCGCGACTATTTTACCGCGTTCAGGTCTGGGCCATAAACACGGTATCGTATTGGGTAACTTGGTTGGGCTGATTGATTCTGACTATCAAGGTCAGTTGATGGTATCGGTATGGAATCGCGGTCAATCGACCTTCACCATTGAACCTGGCGATCGTATCGCACAGTTAGTGTTTGTACCTGTAGTACAAGCTGACTTTAATATCGTGAACGACTTTGACAGTAGCGATCGTGGCGAAGGCGGCTTCGGTCACTCTGGTCGTCAATAA
- the coaBC gene encoding bifunctional phosphopantothenoylcysteine decarboxylase/phosphopantothenate--cysteine ligase CoaBC, which produces MQTLAGKKILLGISGGIAAYKCAELTRRLIERGAQVQVVMTKAAQEFITPLTMQAVSGNPVASSLLDPAAEASMSHIELAKWADMVLLAPATADLIARVSAGMGNDLLSTLCLATDSPIVVAPAMNQQMYRNVATQENIATLKRRGFHIWGPASGEQACGDVGPGRMLEPMALVHRAEDFFQPADLTDVSLTITAGPTREALDPVRYISNHSSGKMGFAIAQAAAERGAKVTLISGPVNLPTPQGVTRIDVESAEQMHQAAMTHAPQHKIFIACAAVADFRPATVAEQKMKKQSDEDTMTITLVKNPDIVASVAALADNRPFTVGFAAETQDVEQYARGKLTRKHLDLICANDVAQQGQGFNSDTNALHLYWPQGDKALPLTNKSELGKQLIDEITALYRKQ; this is translated from the coding sequence ATGCAGACGCTAGCAGGAAAAAAAATACTTCTCGGAATCAGTGGTGGCATCGCCGCGTATAAATGCGCCGAACTCACCCGTCGCCTTATTGAGCGTGGCGCTCAAGTACAAGTCGTGATGACCAAAGCAGCACAAGAATTTATTACCCCTTTAACGATGCAAGCCGTTTCTGGAAACCCTGTCGCAAGCAGCTTGCTTGATCCTGCGGCTGAAGCATCCATGAGCCACATCGAATTGGCAAAATGGGCTGATATGGTTTTGCTGGCGCCAGCAACAGCCGACCTGATAGCTCGTGTGAGTGCGGGGATGGGCAATGATTTGCTCTCTACCTTATGCCTTGCCACGGATTCACCTATCGTGGTTGCACCTGCGATGAATCAACAGATGTACCGCAATGTTGCGACCCAAGAGAACATCGCAACGCTAAAACGTCGTGGTTTCCACATTTGGGGTCCAGCAAGCGGAGAGCAAGCTTGTGGCGATGTAGGCCCAGGTCGAATGCTAGAGCCAATGGCGTTAGTGCACCGTGCTGAAGATTTTTTTCAACCCGCGGATTTAACTGATGTGTCACTGACCATTACCGCTGGACCAACGCGTGAAGCATTAGACCCGGTTCGTTATATCTCTAACCACAGCTCGGGTAAGATGGGCTTTGCGATTGCGCAAGCCGCTGCAGAGCGCGGCGCTAAAGTCACTTTAATTAGTGGCCCCGTCAACTTACCGACACCACAAGGTGTAACACGTATTGACGTTGAGAGCGCCGAGCAAATGCATCAAGCCGCAATGACGCACGCGCCTCAACATAAGATTTTCATCGCTTGTGCGGCTGTTGCCGATTTTCGTCCTGCCACAGTTGCAGAGCAGAAAATGAAAAAACAGAGTGATGAAGACACCATGACAATCACGCTGGTCAAAAACCCAGATATCGTGGCGAGTGTGGCAGCTTTAGCTGACAACCGTCCTTTTACGGTTGGCTTTGCTGCTGAAACCCAAGATGTTGAGCAATACGCACGAGGTAAACTGACCCGCAAACATCTCGACCTAATTTGTGCTAACGATGTTGCGCAACAAGGGCAAGGTTTCAACAGCGATACAAATGCGCTGCACTTATACTGGCCACAAGGTGACAAAGCGCTACCTCTTACCAATAAGAGTGAACTTGGTAAACAGCTCATCGATGAGATTACAGCGCTTTACCGCAAGCAATAA
- the radC gene encoding RadC family protein yields the protein MTLKNLPNAVLPREKLLQLGAKALTDAELLAIFLRTGLPGINVIELSILLLEEFGSLRALLAADEKRFCEVKGLGPAKYVQLQAVLEMSHRHLEETLKKGDVLTSPQQTRQYLSQILRDRQREVFYILFLDNQHRVITGEVLFEGTIDSAAVYPREVVKRSLELNAAALILAHNHPSGVAEPSQADRRITRRITDALALVDIRVLDHFVVGDGEIISFSERDWL from the coding sequence ATGACATTAAAAAATTTACCGAATGCAGTTTTACCTCGTGAAAAACTCTTACAGCTCGGGGCAAAGGCGCTCACAGATGCTGAATTATTAGCCATTTTTTTGCGTACAGGCTTACCGGGTATCAATGTGATCGAGCTATCGATCTTACTTTTGGAAGAATTTGGATCGTTACGCGCACTTTTAGCCGCCGACGAAAAACGGTTCTGTGAAGTAAAAGGGCTTGGACCAGCAAAGTATGTTCAGCTGCAAGCTGTGTTGGAAATGAGTCATCGTCACCTTGAAGAAACCCTCAAAAAAGGCGATGTGCTGACCAGTCCGCAACAAACTAGGCAATATTTAAGCCAAATATTACGCGATCGACAGCGTGAAGTTTTTTATATTTTATTTCTTGATAACCAGCACCGCGTCATAACTGGCGAGGTTTTGTTTGAAGGAACGATCGATTCTGCGGCGGTTTATCCACGTGAAGTAGTAAAAAGATCACTGGAACTTAATGCAGCCGCGCTCATTTTAGCGCATAATCACCCATCAGGCGTAGCTGAACCTAGTCAGGCTGACCGTCGAATAACTCGAAGAATCACTGATGCACTTGCATTGGTGGATATTCGTGTTCTAGACCACTTTGTTGTGGGTGATGGGGAAATCATTTCTTTTTCTGAACGAGATTGGCTATAA
- the rpmB gene encoding 50S ribosomal protein L28, translated as MSRVCQVTGKRPVTGNNRSHARNATKRRFLPNLQTHRFWVESEKRFVKLRLSAKGMRIIDKKGIDVVLADMRTRGENV; from the coding sequence ATGTCCCGAGTATGCCAAGTAACTGGTAAGCGTCCTGTAACGGGTAACAACCGTTCACACGCACGTAATGCCACCAAGCGTCGTTTTCTGCCGAACCTGCAAACTCATCGTTTCTGGGTAGAAAGCGAAAAACGCTTCGTTAAACTACGCCTTTCTGCGAAAGGTATGCGTATCATTGATAAGAAAGGCATTGATGTCGTTCTTGCAGATATGCGTACTCGCGGCGAGAACGTTTAA
- the rpmG gene encoding 50S ribosomal protein L33 — MAKGIREKIRLVSSAGTGHFYTTDKNKRNMPGKFEIKKFDPVVRQHVMYKEAKIK; from the coding sequence ATGGCTAAAGGCATTCGTGAGAAGATCCGTCTAGTATCATCAGCTGGTACAGGCCACTTCTACACTACCGACAAAAACAAGCGTAACATGCCAGGTAAATTCGAGATCAAGAAATTTGATCCTGTAGTTCGCCAGCACGTTATGTACAAAGAAGCTAAAATCAAGTAA
- the mutM gene encoding bifunctional DNA-formamidopyrimidine glycosylase/DNA-(apurinic or apyrimidinic site) lyase, translated as MPELPEVEVSRMGISPHVVGKTVSAIIIRNPTLRWPIPEAIKAIEGQVISQVTRRAKYLLLHTDVGTAIVHLGMSGSLRVLPAGTPAEKHDHVDLVLASGEMLRYNDPRRFGAWLWAELNELHQVLTKLGPEPLEAVFDADYLFDKAQGRRTVVKQFIMDNKVVVGVGNIYANEALFSAKISPQRPANKMTKAEVIRLVAEIKSVLAFAIEQGGTTLKDFKNADGKPGYFAQELQVYGKGGQVCPRCDHSLSEVKIGQRTTVYCCECQK; from the coding sequence ATGCCTGAGTTACCGGAAGTCGAAGTGAGCCGTATGGGGATCTCGCCGCATGTTGTCGGGAAAACAGTCTCCGCCATTATCATCCGCAATCCGACATTGCGCTGGCCGATCCCCGAAGCAATCAAAGCCATTGAAGGACAGGTGATCAGCCAGGTAACACGGCGAGCTAAGTATTTACTCCTGCACACGGATGTTGGTACTGCGATTGTGCATTTAGGTATGTCTGGCAGTTTGCGAGTGTTGCCTGCTGGGACTCCAGCTGAAAAGCATGATCATGTTGATTTAGTCTTAGCGAGCGGTGAGATGTTGCGTTATAACGATCCTCGTCGCTTTGGTGCGTGGTTATGGGCTGAACTTAATGAATTACATCAAGTGTTAACGAAGCTTGGTCCTGAGCCGTTAGAGGCCGTATTTGATGCCGACTACTTATTTGACAAGGCACAAGGGCGACGCACTGTGGTAAAGCAATTTATTATGGACAATAAAGTGGTGGTGGGCGTTGGGAATATCTACGCCAATGAAGCGCTCTTCAGTGCTAAGATTTCACCGCAACGTCCTGCGAATAAAATGACTAAAGCGGAAGTTATTCGTTTAGTGGCTGAGATAAAATCGGTGTTGGCTTTTGCGATTGAACAAGGCGGTACGACGCTGAAAGACTTTAAAAATGCCGATGGTAAACCGGGGTATTTCGCGCAAGAACTACAGGTCTACGGCAAAGGTGGGCAAGTGTGTCCTCGGTGTGATCACTCTTTGAGTGAAGTTAAAATTGGGCAGCGTACTACAGTTTATTGTTGTGAATGCCAAAAATAA